One genomic window of Paracoccus alcaliphilus includes the following:
- a CDS encoding glutamine synthetase family protein, protein MPANLTLESLQAAFDAAEIDTVLVVAPDMQGRLIGKRFHAAFFLDGGHKETHCCNYLLALDMEMATVPGYRSASWSQGYGDYVMKPDLSTLRRLPWLPGTAMVMCDLLDHHTHEEIAVSPRAILKRQVARARQMGFQPMMATELEFYLFENSYESFRDRGFNDLTAISAYNEDYHIFQTTKEEGVMRAIRNGLFGAGIPVENTKGEADAGQAEINYRYSDALDTADNHTIIKQAVKEIAWAQGQSVTFMAKYDHRRAGSSSHVHQSLWTADGQPVFHDPTDPHGMSALMRHFVAGQLAAARDMTVFLAPYVNSYKRFTIGMFAPTRAVWSIDNRTAGFRVCGADSKAVRIECRIPGSDVNPYLACAALLAAGLDGIERELPLEPEMTGDTYHADDAPEIPRNLRDAAAALKGSDTFRRAFGDEVVDHYHHAAEWEIAETDRVVTDFELQRLFERS, encoded by the coding sequence ATGCCCGCAAATCTGACGCTCGAGTCGCTGCAAGCCGCCTTTGACGCGGCAGAGATCGACACCGTTCTGGTGGTCGCCCCCGACATGCAGGGCCGCCTGATCGGCAAGCGTTTCCACGCCGCCTTCTTTCTGGATGGCGGACACAAGGAAACCCATTGCTGCAACTATCTGCTGGCGCTGGACATGGAGATGGCGACCGTGCCCGGTTATCGCAGCGCCAGCTGGTCGCAGGGCTATGGCGATTATGTCATGAAGCCCGACCTGTCCACGCTGCGCCGCCTGCCATGGCTGCCCGGCACGGCGATGGTCATGTGCGACCTGCTGGACCACCACACCCATGAGGAAATCGCGGTTTCACCCCGCGCGATCCTGAAACGTCAGGTGGCCCGCGCCCGCCAGATGGGGTTTCAGCCGATGATGGCGACAGAGCTGGAATTCTATCTGTTCGAGAACAGCTATGAGAGTTTCCGCGACCGGGGTTTCAACGACCTGACCGCGATCTCGGCCTATAACGAGGATTACCACATATTCCAGACCACCAAGGAAGAAGGGGTGATGCGCGCCATCCGCAACGGCCTTTTTGGCGCCGGCATCCCGGTCGAGAATACCAAGGGCGAGGCCGATGCCGGTCAGGCCGAGATCAACTATCGCTATTCCGACGCGCTGGACACGGCCGACAATCACACGATCATCAAACAGGCGGTAAAGGAAATCGCCTGGGCGCAGGGCCAGTCGGTCACCTTCATGGCCAAATACGACCACCGCAGGGCGGGGTCTTCCTCGCATGTGCATCAGAGTCTGTGGACGGCGGATGGCCAGCCCGTCTTTCACGACCCGACCGATCCGCATGGCATGTCGGCGCTGATGAGGCATTTCGTGGCCGGACAACTGGCGGCGGCGCGGGACATGACGGTGTTTCTTGCGCCCTATGTCAACAGCTACAAGCGGTTCACCATCGGCATGTTCGCCCCGACCCGCGCCGTGTGGTCCATCGACAACCGCACCGCCGGGTTCCGCGTCTGCGGCGCGGATAGCAAAGCGGTGCGGATCGAATGTCGCATTCCGGGATCGGACGTGAACCCCTATCTGGCCTGCGCTGCGCTGCTGGCGGCCGGGCTGGATGGGATCGAGCGCGAATTGCCGCTGGAACCCGAAATGACCGGCGACACCTATCACGCCGATGACGCGCCAGAGATCCCCCGCAACCTGCGCGACGCGGCGGCGGCGCTGAAAGGCTCTGATACCTTCCGGCGCGCCTTCGGCGATGAGGTCGTTGACCACTATCACCACGCCGCCGAATGGGAGATCGCCGAGACCGACCGCGTGGTCACCGATTTCGAGCTTCAGCGCCTGTTCGAGCGCTCGTAA
- a CDS encoding TRAP transporter substrate-binding protein has translation MTTTRRKFLSSGALAAGAATLAAPAVHAQSTPIRWRMQTYAGAALGEHVCKPAIDRFNAIADGQMEIELYYADQLVPTSELFRAMQSGTIDAVQSDDDSMQSPTEVTVFGGYFPFASRYSLDVPVLFNQYGLKQIWEEEYAAVGIQHISAGAWDPCHFATKDPINSLADLEGKRVFTFPTAGRFLAQFGVVPMQLPWEDIQVALQTGELDGIAWCGITEDYTVGWADVTRYFLTNNISGAWIGHFFANSERWAEVPDNLKLLMQVCFEQSHYYRQWWYWGGEADLRVNGPRLELTSIPDDEWATVEEKAREFWDEIAAESEVKARVVEIFKQYNDVMSKAGRPYRYG, from the coding sequence ATGACCACGACCAGACGGAAATTCCTGTCATCCGGCGCGCTTGCCGCAGGCGCCGCCACGCTTGCCGCCCCTGCCGTTCATGCGCAATCCACGCCGATCAGGTGGCGGATGCAGACCTATGCCGGCGCGGCGTTGGGCGAGCATGTCTGCAAACCCGCCATCGACAGGTTCAACGCGATCGCCGACGGGCAGATGGAGATCGAGCTTTACTATGCCGATCAGCTTGTCCCCACGTCCGAGCTGTTTCGCGCCATGCAGTCGGGCACCATCGACGCGGTGCAATCCGACGACGACTCGATGCAGTCGCCGACCGAGGTGACGGTCTTTGGCGGCTATTTCCCCTTTGCCAGCCGCTACAGTCTGGATGTGCCGGTGCTGTTCAACCAATACGGCCTGAAACAGATCTGGGAGGAAGAATACGCCGCCGTCGGAATCCAGCATATCTCGGCCGGGGCATGGGATCCCTGCCATTTCGCCACCAAGGACCCGATCAACAGCCTTGCCGATCTGGAGGGCAAGCGGGTCTTTACCTTCCCGACCGCTGGCCGCTTCCTTGCACAATTCGGCGTCGTCCCGATGCAGCTGCCGTGGGAGGATATTCAGGTCGCCCTGCAAACCGGGGAACTGGACGGCATCGCGTGGTGCGGCATCACCGAGGATTACACGGTCGGCTGGGCCGATGTGACAAGATACTTCCTGACCAACAATATCTCGGGCGCGTGGATCGGACATTTCTTCGCCAATTCAGAGCGTTGGGCCGAGGTTCCGGACAATCTGAAACTGCTGATGCAGGTCTGTTTCGAACAGTCGCATTACTATCGCCAGTGGTGGTATTGGGGCGGCGAGGCCGATCTGCGCGTGAACGGACCGCGGCTGGAGCTGACCTCGATCCCCGATGATGAATGGGCGACGGTCGAGGAAAAGGCCCGCGAATTCTGGGACGAGATCGCAGCGGAATCCGAGGTCAAGGCCAGGGTCGTCGAAATCTTCAAGCAATACAATGACGTGATGTCCAAGGCCGGGCGACCCTATCGCTATGGCTGA
- a CDS encoding TRAP transporter large permease: MSYEMIAITMFLGMMAMLLTGQRVFAGIGFVAVVAALLLWGDRGGHDIAFTSAIKLMNWYPMLTLPMFVWMGYVMSETRLADDLYRMFHVWFGPVPGGLAIGTILLMVLVSAMNGLSVAGLAIGATIALPELLKRGYDKRMVTGIIQGGSSLGILVPPSIVLVLYAMIARQPVGQLWLAGIFPGLLMAGLFLLYVIIRCGLNPRLGPALPREELDAITWAERFSLLRAGILPVVIFASMMGPFVMGYVSLVESSVIGATIATLVAVLKRRMTRAVWEKCTVSSLGVSCMFMWILLAALAFGAVFDGLGAVRAIEAFFLEDLGLTRWQIIILMQVSFLLLGMFLDDTAMLVIVAPLYIPLVRALEFDLIWYGVLYTITCQIAYITPPFGYNLFLMRAMAPDQVSLTDIYRSIVPIVGIMLLTLVIIMAFPQIALWLPHQVYGP, encoded by the coding sequence ATGTCCTATGAGATGATCGCCATCACCATGTTCCTTGGCATGATGGCCATGCTGCTGACCGGGCAGCGCGTCTTTGCCGGGATCGGCTTTGTCGCGGTGGTGGCGGCGTTGCTGCTGTGGGGCGACCGGGGCGGCCACGACATCGCCTTCACCAGCGCCATCAAGCTGATGAACTGGTATCCGATGCTGACCCTGCCGATGTTCGTCTGGATGGGTTATGTCATGTCGGAAACCCGGCTGGCGGATGATCTTTACCGGATGTTCCATGTCTGGTTCGGGCCGGTGCCGGGCGGGCTGGCCATCGGGACGATCCTGCTGATGGTGCTGGTCTCGGCAATGAACGGGCTGTCGGTGGCGGGGCTTGCCATCGGGGCCACCATCGCGCTGCCCGAACTGCTGAAGCGCGGCTATGACAAGCGCATGGTGACCGGGATCATTCAGGGCGGCTCGTCGCTTGGGATCCTTGTGCCGCCCTCGATCGTGCTGGTGCTTTACGCGATGATCGCGCGTCAGCCGGTGGGGCAACTGTGGCTGGCGGGCATCTTTCCGGGGCTGCTGATGGCGGGGCTGTTCCTGCTGTATGTCATCATCCGCTGCGGGCTGAACCCGCGCCTTGGTCCGGCCCTGCCGCGCGAGGAACTGGACGCCATCACATGGGCCGAACGGTTCAGCCTGCTGCGCGCGGGTATCCTGCCGGTGGTGATCTTCGCCTCGATGATGGGGCCGTTCGTGATGGGCTATGTCAGCCTTGTCGAAAGCTCGGTCATCGGGGCGACCATCGCCACGCTGGTCGCGGTGCTGAAACGGCGCATGACCCGCGCGGTGTGGGAGAAATGCACCGTCAGCTCGCTTGGCGTGTCCTGCATGTTCATGTGGATCCTGCTGGCGGCGCTGGCCTTTGGCGCGGTTTTCGACGGGCTGGGCGCGGTGCGGGCCATCGAGGCGTTCTTCCTTGAGGATCTTGGCCTGACGCGGTGGCAGATCATCATCCTGATGCAGGTGTCTTTCCTGCTGCTGGGGATGTTCCTCGACGACACAGCCATGCTGGTGATCGTCGCGCCGCTTTACATCCCGCTGGTGCGGGCGCTGGAATTCGACCTGATCTGGTATGGCGTCCTTTACACCATCACCTGCCAGATCGCCTATATCACGCCACCTTTCGGCTATAACCTGTTCCTGATGCGGGCGATGGCGCCCGATCAGGTATCGCTGACCGATATCTATCGCTCGATCGTGCCGATCGTGGGGATCATGCTGCTGACGCTGGTCATCATCATGGCCTTTCCGCAGATCGCACTGTGGCTGCCCCATCAGGTCTATGGACCATGA
- a CDS encoding TRAP transporter small permease subunit, which yields MPRAAIAFVRIVEALNYRVGRVAMYLIFVLAGVLMWSVIAKAFFRPALWTQEMAQFTMVAYFVLGGAYSLLLGTNVRMDLLYGRWSVRTRAAVDCVTILALIFFLAVMLWGGIDSTIYAFEVNERSRTVWRPYMAPIKIVICVGVLLMLLQSVAFLIRDIATLRGERI from the coding sequence ATGCCGCGCGCAGCCATCGCCTTCGTGCGCATCGTCGAGGCGCTGAATTACCGGGTCGGCCGCGTCGCCATGTACCTGATCTTCGTACTGGCCGGCGTGCTGATGTGGTCGGTGATCGCCAAGGCGTTCTTCCGCCCGGCATTGTGGACGCAGGAAATGGCGCAATTCACGATGGTCGCCTATTTCGTTCTTGGCGGTGCCTATTCGCTGCTGCTGGGGACCAATGTGCGGATGGATCTGCTTTATGGCCGCTGGTCGGTCAGAACCCGCGCCGCCGTCGATTGCGTGACCATCCTTGCGCTGATCTTCTTTCTTGCGGTGATGCTGTGGGGCGGGATCGACAGCACGATCTATGCCTTCGAGGTGAACGAGCGGTCCCGGACCGTCTGGCGGCCCTATATGGCGCCGATCAAGATCGTGATCTGCGTGGGCGTGCTGCTGATGCTGCTGCAATCGGTCGCGTTTCTGATCCGCGATATCGCCACCCTGCGCGGAGAGCGGATCTGA
- a CDS encoding MurR/RpiR family transcriptional regulator, whose protein sequence is MKIEERMRASLGRLTRAERQAATHILSHFPMSALGSITALARAAEVSSPTIVRLVQKLGFRGYSDYQAVLRAEVERLLVAPLSLPEGAREPQSHPIQSFAAQVVGNIEATLGHIPAQDFNGAAALLADTARRVAVMGGRLTHAHADYMATLLRVIRPDVSYLSDHLTDWQQALLDMRAGDVVVIFDIRRYEASAVHLAELATGQGAEVVLITDRWLSPAATHARHTLPCQIGMPAAWDSTATLMVVVEALLAQVQGHLADQVQERLNQLEDVFARTGVFRAPRVGARN, encoded by the coding sequence ATGAAGATCGAGGAAAGGATGCGGGCGTCCCTTGGCCGTCTGACTCGTGCCGAACGGCAGGCGGCGACGCATATCCTGTCGCATTTCCCGATGTCCGCGCTGGGGTCGATCACCGCGCTGGCCCGCGCCGCCGAGGTATCCTCGCCCACCATCGTGCGGCTGGTGCAGAAACTGGGCTTTCGCGGCTATTCCGATTATCAGGCGGTGCTGCGGGCCGAGGTCGAGCGGCTGCTGGTCGCCCCCCTGTCGCTGCCCGAGGGCGCCCGAGAGCCGCAATCCCATCCGATCCAGTCATTCGCCGCGCAGGTCGTCGGCAATATCGAGGCGACGCTTGGCCATATACCGGCGCAGGACTTCAACGGCGCGGCCGCCCTGCTGGCCGATACGGCGCGGCGCGTGGCGGTGATGGGCGGGCGGCTGACCCATGCCCATGCCGATTACATGGCGACGCTGCTGCGGGTCATCCGCCCCGATGTCTCCTATCTCTCGGATCATCTGACCGACTGGCAGCAGGCCCTGCTGGACATGCGGGCCGGGGATGTGGTGGTGATCTTCGATATCCGCCGCTATGAGGCCAGCGCGGTCCATCTGGCCGAACTCGCCACCGGTCAGGGGGCCGAGGTGGTGCTGATCACCGACCGCTGGCTGTCGCCCGCCGCCACCCATGCCCGTCACACATTGCCCTGCCAGATCGGCATGCCCGCCGCATGGGATTCCACCGCCACGCTGATGGTGGTGGTCGAGGCGCTGCTGGCGCAGGTTCAGGGCCATCTGGCCGATCAGGTTCAAGAGCGGCTGAACCAGCTTGAGGATGTCTTTGCCCGCACCGGGGTCTTTCGCGCCCCAAGGGTCGGCGCGCGCAACTGA
- a CDS encoding extracellular solute-binding protein: MNRIHRRGLLKGAAATTGLSLLATPYLSRRAMAQSAGTVNIFAWAGYLNDEILNAFREATGITPNYTPYGTNDELLNQLRANNGGGFDLIWPTVDRVPNYVEFGLVQELDESKIEVAKVLPSAWENSTNLGAVVEGKRYQVPTDWGTEAVAFDRDQMPLEYGSASYGDIWGEAADGLATVRAHSALVGLGLWLEAEGKLPRPLLDAFTDPDAQIEIFDAILAEAVARKGNIIQFWNNENEAQGAFRVNGAAVGQTWDSTAAALSREGLPVGFIAPKEGALAWMEGLSIPSGAENLDEAYAFINWFLTPEAGAMYTNATSINSTAVGSADLLSDEAKAFFAAAYPGDALDKLWWWPIQENWYITKRNEYQDRFLSA; the protein is encoded by the coding sequence ATGAACAGAATCCATCGGCGCGGGCTTCTGAAAGGCGCCGCAGCCACGACCGGGCTGTCGCTGCTGGCCACGCCCTATCTGTCCCGGCGCGCAATGGCGCAGAGCGCGGGCACGGTGAACATCTTCGCCTGGGCCGGCTATCTGAACGACGAGATCCTGAACGCCTTCCGCGAGGCCACCGGGATCACGCCGAACTATACGCCCTATGGCACCAATGACGAATTGCTGAACCAGCTGCGCGCCAACAATGGCGGCGGCTTCGACCTGATCTGGCCGACCGTGGACCGCGTGCCGAACTATGTCGAATTCGGGCTGGTCCAGGAACTGGACGAATCGAAGATCGAGGTCGCCAAGGTCCTGCCAAGCGCGTGGGAGAACTCGACCAATCTGGGCGCGGTGGTCGAGGGTAAACGCTATCAGGTGCCGACCGACTGGGGCACCGAGGCGGTGGCCTTCGATCGCGACCAGATGCCGCTGGAATATGGCAGCGCCTCCTATGGCGACATCTGGGGCGAGGCCGCCGACGGTCTGGCCACCGTGCGCGCCCATTCGGCGCTGGTCGGCCTCGGCCTGTGGCTGGAGGCCGAGGGCAAACTGCCGCGCCCGCTGCTGGACGCCTTCACCGATCCCGATGCGCAGATCGAGATCTTCGACGCGATCCTGGCCGAGGCCGTCGCCCGCAAGGGCAACATCATCCAGTTCTGGAACAACGAGAACGAGGCGCAGGGCGCCTTCCGCGTCAATGGCGCCGCAGTTGGCCAGACCTGGGATTCCACCGCCGCCGCGCTGTCACGCGAGGGTCTGCCTGTGGGCTTCATCGCGCCCAAGGAAGGCGCGCTGGCCTGGATGGAGGGGCTGTCGATCCCCTCGGGCGCGGAAAATCTGGACGAGGCCTATGCCTTCATCAACTGGTTCCTGACGCCAGAGGCCGGGGCGATGTATACCAACGCCACCTCGATCAACTCGACCGCGGTGGGCTCTGCCGACCTGCTGTCGGACGAGGCCAAGGCCTTCTTTGCCGCCGCCTATCCGGGTGACGCGCTGGACAAGCTGTGGTGGTGGCCGATTCAGGAAAACTGGTACATCACCAAGCGCAACGAATATCAGGACCGCTTCCTGTCGGCTTGA
- a CDS encoding ABC transporter ATP-binding protein, protein MSHSVELSGIGMSFGTTRAVSDVSFKVGAGEFFSILGPSGCGKTTILRMIAGFIQPTDGRILIGDRDMQGLGPNQRPTAMIFQSLALFPLMPVWENIAFGLEARGVGRAERRRKADELLKLIALEGYGDRMPGELSGGQRQRVAIARALAVEPGVLLLDEPLSALDLKLRQHMRAELRALQRRTGVTFIYITHDQSEALAMSDRVAVMSEGLLQQVATPRQLYDDPATPFVARFVGETNAITGRITAIDGGTATLETGLGALVGRAGPGAQVGGQATLYVRPEALIPGADGANNLPATIERVDFEGAFALVHGRFDDGAALAASVPSTRLSDAPEPGARASFSFQPRHGVVLADA, encoded by the coding sequence ATGTCGCATTCGGTGGAACTGTCCGGCATCGGCATGAGCTTCGGGACGACGCGCGCGGTCAGCGACGTGTCCTTCAAGGTCGGGGCGGGGGAATTCTTCTCGATCCTCGGGCCGTCGGGCTGTGGCAAGACCACGATCCTGCGGATGATCGCGGGCTTCATCCAGCCGACCGATGGCAGGATACTGATCGGTGACCGCGACATGCAGGGGCTGGGTCCGAATCAACGCCCCACCGCGATGATCTTCCAGTCGCTGGCACTGTTCCCGCTGATGCCGGTCTGGGAAAACATCGCCTTCGGGCTGGAGGCGCGCGGCGTGGGCCGGGCCGAACGCCGCCGCAAGGCCGACGAGCTGCTGAAGCTGATCGCGCTGGAGGGTTACGGCGACCGCATGCCGGGTGAGCTGTCGGGCGGTCAGCGCCAGCGCGTGGCCATCGCCCGCGCGTTGGCCGTGGAACCGGGCGTGCTGCTGCTGGACGAGCCGCTGTCCGCGCTGGACCTGAAGCTGCGCCAGCACATGCGGGCCGAGCTGCGCGCGCTGCAACGGCGCACCGGTGTCACCTTCATCTACATCACCCACGACCAGTCCGAGGCGCTGGCCATGTCCGACCGCGTCGCGGTCATGAGCGAGGGTCTGTTGCAACAGGTCGCCACCCCGCGCCAGCTTTACGACGACCCCGCCACCCCCTTCGTCGCCCGTTTCGTGGGCGAAACCAACGCCATCACCGGCCGGATCACCGCCATCGACGGTGGCACCGCGACGCTGGAAACCGGGCTTGGCGCGCTCGTCGGCCGCGCTGGTCCGGGCGCGCAGGTCGGCGGGCAGGCGACGCTCTATGTCCGCCCCGAGGCGCTGATCCCCGGCGCGGATGGCGCCAACAACCTGCCCGCCACCATCGAGCGGGTGGATTTCGAGGGTGCCTTTGCGCTGGTCCATGGCCGCTTCGACGACGGCGCGGCGCTGGCGGCTTCGGTTCCCAGTACGCGGCTGTCCGACGCGCCCGAGCCGGGGGCGCGGGCCAGTTTCTCGTTCCAGCCCCGGCATGGCGTGGTGCTGGCCGATGCGTGA
- a CDS encoding ABC transporter permease produces the protein MRDLFQRFGGWLASFFLILVAIWLVGMVLAPNLMTLDYALRPNLPPARIGGPDDIYSLANFTYLANEAVHRTIFLKTIWASGLVTLTTFVVCYPIAFWMAQRATRAQLSIALMALIVPFFVNEVLRTLGWYIILAYRGPLNAALLGLGIIDRPVRWQGDLGVLAGMVYAYILFMLLPIYNAIESLEKAQIDAARDLGAPVWRTHWRVVIPHAKAGIATGCVFTFMLAAGSYVAPALLGSPGSRWFTEIIYNWFFEGGDWNRGAAYALVLLGLCLLVVLVTLRIFRVNLADVAK, from the coding sequence ATGCGTGACCTGTTCCAGCGCTTCGGGGGCTGGCTGGCCTCGTTCTTCCTGATCCTTGTGGCGATCTGGCTGGTTGGCATGGTGCTGGCGCCGAACCTGATGACGCTGGACTATGCGCTGCGCCCGAACCTGCCGCCCGCACGGATCGGCGGGCCGGATGACATCTATTCGCTGGCGAATTTCACCTATCTGGCGAATGAGGCCGTCCACCGGACCATCTTCCTGAAAACCATCTGGGCCAGCGGGCTGGTCACGCTGACCACCTTCGTCGTCTGCTATCCCATCGCCTTCTGGATGGCGCAACGCGCCACCCGCGCGCAACTGTCCATCGCGCTGATGGCGCTGATCGTGCCTTTCTTCGTCAACGAGGTGCTGCGCACGCTTGGCTGGTATATCATCCTTGCCTATCGCGGCCCGCTGAACGCGGCGTTGCTGGGACTGGGTATCATCGACCGACCGGTGCGCTGGCAGGGCGATCTGGGTGTGCTGGCGGGGATGGTCTATGCCTATATCCTGTTCATGCTGCTGCCGATCTACAACGCCATCGAAAGCCTTGAGAAGGCGCAGATAGATGCCGCGCGCGATCTTGGCGCGCCGGTCTGGCGCACCCATTGGCGTGTGGTGATCCCCCATGCCAAGGCGGGTATCGCCACCGGCTGCGTCTTTACCTTCATGCTGGCGGCGGGGTCCTATGTCGCGCCTGCCCTGCTGGGTTCTCCCGGCAGTCGCTGGTTCACCGAGATCATCTATAACTGGTTCTTCGAGGGCGGCGACTGGAACCGCGGTGCCGCCTATGCGCTGGTGCTGCTGGGGCTGTGCCTGCTGGTGGTGCTGGTCACGCTGCGGATCTTCCGCGTCAACCTGGCGGATGTCGCGAAATGA
- a CDS encoding ABC transporter permease, with protein sequence MSGVDRIFRALFVFYIAAFAFYMFAPLVIMSAASFNESRFPTVIPWQGTTLEWFRAMWADRAMWDALWTSAVVAFFVVVISIPVGTAAALVLTTLHARARSFAYALMVSPLLTPGVVIGIATLILWRQVGVGGGLLLIVMAQASFIICYVMLMVVSRLQRFDRTQEEAALGLGASRFMVFRRVLLPFLRPALLASAGLAVLQSFENYNTTLFVRGFETPLTVFIATKVRTGLTPAVNALALIMIAVTIIGAIAYELARRRRKRPPG encoded by the coding sequence ATGAGCGGGGTGGATCGCATCTTCCGGGCGCTGTTCGTCTTCTACATCGCGGCGTTCGCCTTTTACATGTTCGCGCCGCTGGTCATCATGAGCGCGGCATCCTTCAACGAAAGCCGCTTTCCGACGGTGATCCCCTGGCAGGGCACGACGCTGGAGTGGTTTCGCGCCATGTGGGCCGACCGCGCCATGTGGGACGCGCTGTGGACCTCGGCGGTGGTGGCGTTCTTCGTCGTGGTCATCTCGATCCCGGTCGGCACGGCGGCGGCGCTGGTGCTGACCACACTGCACGCCCGCGCGCGCAGCTTCGCCTATGCGTTGATGGTGTCGCCGCTGCTGACGCCGGGGGTGGTGATCGGCATCGCCACGCTGATCCTGTGGCGGCAGGTGGGCGTGGGCGGGGGCCTGCTGCTGATCGTGATGGCGCAGGCCAGTTTCATCATCTGCTATGTCATGCTGATGGTCGTCTCGCGGCTGCAACGGTTCGACCGCACGCAAGAGGAAGCCGCGCTTGGCCTTGGCGCCTCGCGCTTCATGGTGTTCCGCCGGGTGCTGCTGCCGTTCCTGCGCCCCGCGCTGCTGGCCTCGGCGGGGCTGGCGGTGCTGCAATCCTTCGAGAACTACAACACCACCCTGTTCGTGCGCGGCTTCGAGACGCCGCTGACGGTGTTCATCGCGACCAAGGTGCGTACCGGGCTGACCCCGGCGGTGAACGCGCTGGCACTGATCATGATCGCCGTCACCATCATCGGCGCGATCGCCTATGAGCTTGCCCGCCGCCGTCGCAAACGCCCGCCGGGCTGA